The proteins below come from a single Chryseobacterium bernardetii genomic window:
- the deoC gene encoding deoxyribose-phosphate aldolase: MNIAQYLDSTYLKTPEQSGISHEETLQLDKKLTQEAIDNGIFAVMIRPDYVAEIKKYIQEKNSNVVVGTVIGFHEGTYSIEEKLAEASKAIEDGADELDFVINYNAYLQGNIDLVKEEFVKCTKLALQNHKIAKWIIEIAALADEQIADLTKNISNWAEENFSADDLPHIFVKSSTGFYVTQEGKPNGATFEGIKIMLDNAGKLPVKAAGGVRTPEDAEKMISMGVKRIGTSSALALIKNESSSGGY, from the coding sequence ATGAACATAGCCCAATATTTGGATTCAACCTACTTGAAGACACCGGAACAATCAGGAATTTCTCATGAAGAAACTCTTCAGCTTGATAAGAAACTTACACAGGAAGCCATTGATAATGGTATTTTTGCGGTAATGATCAGACCGGATTATGTAGCAGAGATTAAAAAATATATTCAGGAGAAAAATTCAAATGTTGTAGTAGGAACTGTAATAGGATTCCATGAAGGAACTTACTCAATAGAAGAGAAACTTGCAGAAGCTTCAAAAGCTATTGAGGATGGTGCTGATGAATTGGATTTTGTAATTAATTATAATGCTTACCTTCAGGGAAATATTGATTTGGTAAAAGAAGAGTTTGTAAAATGTACAAAGCTTGCATTGCAAAACCATAAAATTGCAAAGTGGATTATTGAGATTGCAGCTTTAGCAGATGAACAGATAGCAGATCTTACCAAAAATATTTCAAACTGGGCGGAAGAGAATTTCTCAGCCGATGATTTACCTCATATTTTTGTTAAATCATCAACCGGTTTTTATGTAACTCAAGAGGGGAAACCTAATGGGGCAACATTTGAAGGAATAAAAATTATGTTGGATAACGCTGGGAAACTTCCTGTAAAAGCGGCAGGAGGAGTAAGAACTCCTGAAGATGCTGAAAAAATGATTAGCATGGGAGTAAAAAGAATCGGAACTTCTTCAGCATTGGCACTCATTAAAAATGAATCTTCATCTGGCGGATATTAA
- the dusB gene encoding tRNA dihydrouridine synthase DusB, which produces MIKIGNIELPEFPLLLAPMEDVSDPPFRRLCKMHGADLMYSEFISSEGLIRDAIKSRKKLDIFDYERPVGIQIFGGDEEAMAMSARIVETVNPDLVDINFGCPVKKVVCKGAGAGVLKDIDLMVRLTKAVVNSTHLPVTVKTRLGWDSTCINIDEVAERLQETGIKALTIHARTRAQMYKGEADWEHISRIKQNPNIEIPIFGNGDIDSPEKALEYKQKYACDGIMIGRAAIGYPWIFNEIKHFFKTGEHLPAPTISDRLLAVRQHAEWSAEWKGERLGLVEMRQHYSNYFRGIPHFKDFRKRFLEVFTLEEMDALIKETQQFYEEYQAQA; this is translated from the coding sequence ATGATAAAAATAGGCAATATAGAACTGCCGGAATTTCCACTTTTGCTGGCTCCAATGGAAGACGTAAGTGATCCTCCGTTCAGACGTTTATGTAAAATGCACGGTGCAGATTTAATGTATTCGGAATTTATTTCTTCCGAAGGGTTAATTCGTGATGCCATCAAGAGCCGTAAAAAACTGGATATCTTCGATTATGAAAGACCAGTCGGAATACAGATCTTCGGTGGTGATGAAGAAGCGATGGCCATGTCTGCGAGAATTGTAGAAACAGTAAACCCTGACCTGGTAGACATTAATTTTGGCTGCCCTGTAAAAAAAGTGGTATGTAAAGGAGCCGGAGCCGGAGTTTTAAAAGATATTGACCTTATGGTTCGTCTTACAAAAGCTGTAGTAAATTCTACTCATCTTCCCGTAACAGTTAAAACCCGCCTGGGATGGGACAGTACCTGCATTAATATTGACGAAGTGGCAGAGCGTCTTCAGGAAACAGGAATCAAAGCGCTTACCATACATGCAAGAACCCGTGCACAAATGTACAAGGGAGAAGCAGATTGGGAGCATATTTCAAGAATTAAGCAAAATCCCAATATTGAAATTCCGATTTTCGGAAATGGTGATATAGATTCACCGGAAAAGGCACTTGAGTATAAACAGAAGTATGCTTGTGACGGAATTATGATAGGACGTGCAGCTATTGGATATCCCTGGATATTCAATGAGATCAAGCATTTCTTTAAAACAGGTGAGCATTTGCCAGCTCCTACTATTTCAGACCGATTATTAGCAGTTCGTCAGCATGCTGAATGGAGTGCTGAATGGAAAGGGGAAAGATTAGGATTGGTAGAAATGAGACAACATTACAGCAACTATTTCAGAGGTATCCCTCACTTCAAGGACTTCAGAAAAAGATTCCTGGAAGTTTTCACCTTAGAAGAAATGGATGCCCTGATTAAGGAAACCCAGCAATTCTACGAAGAATATCAGGCTCAGGCATAA